A genome region from Tolypothrix sp. PCC 7712 includes the following:
- a CDS encoding Uma2 family endonuclease, protein MVSHAESLTPTEVIYPDSDGQPMANNTEQFRWILVIQQNLDWLYADDANIFVAGDLFWYPVEGRNNIVNAPDVMVVFGRPKGKRGSYQQWNESGVAPQVVFEILSPSNSQDEMDRKLLFYDRYGVEEYYIYNPEKNQLRGWLRGEVGLDVIPAIANWLSPRLGIRFDFSGDELQIYRPDDTKFFSYIEICQLLEQEQQRTEQERQRAEQAEAALEAEKRRSQILAERLRQMGVNPEDFI, encoded by the coding sequence ATGGTTTCTCACGCCGAATCATTAACCCCAACAGAAGTCATCTACCCAGATAGTGACGGACAGCCAATGGCAAATAATACTGAACAGTTTCGCTGGATTTTGGTGATCCAGCAAAATTTGGATTGGTTATACGCTGATGATGCAAATATATTTGTGGCGGGAGATTTATTTTGGTATCCCGTTGAAGGACGCAATAATATTGTTAACGCACCAGATGTGATGGTGGTGTTTGGTAGACCAAAAGGTAAACGCGGTTCTTATCAGCAATGGAATGAATCAGGAGTTGCGCCACAGGTGGTGTTTGAAATTCTTTCTCCTAGTAATTCCCAAGATGAGATGGATCGAAAACTCCTCTTTTACGATCGCTACGGTGTTGAGGAGTATTACATTTACAATCCTGAGAAAAATCAGTTAAGGGGTTGGCTGCGGGGTGAAGTTGGGTTAGATGTGATTCCTGCGATCGCAAATTGGCTGAGTCCTAGGTTAGGAATCCGCTTTGATTTTTCTGGCGATGAGTTACAGATTTATCGTCCTGATGATACAAAGTTTTTCTCTTATATAGAAATTTGCCAATTACTAGAACAAGAACAACAACGCACTGAACAAGAACGACAACGTGCTGAACAAGCAGAAGCAGCATTAGAAGCAGAAAAAAGGCGATCGCAAATTTTAGCCGAAAGGTTGCGACAAATGGGTGTTAACCCAGAAGACTTTATTTAA
- the rimM gene encoding ribosome maturation factor RimM (Essential for efficient processing of 16S rRNA): MNREGAKNTKPERKKENNPKSKIPNPKLDDWLEIGKIVAPQGLAGEMRVYPNTDFPERFEVPGKRWLLRPGDMEPQPIELVAGRYIEGKNLYVIKLAGVENRNQVEELRGCKIMVPESDRPQLAEDEFYVPDLLGLEVFLQASGELVGKVVDIIPAGNDLLEVELDPTFAPDKKQKTVLIPFVEAIAPVVDLPARRIEVTPPPGLLEI, translated from the coding sequence ATGAACCGAGAAGGCGCAAAGAACACGAAGCCAGAAAGGAAAAAAGAGAATAATCCCAAATCCAAAATCCCAAATCCAAAATTGGATGATTGGCTAGAGATTGGGAAGATTGTTGCACCTCAAGGTTTGGCGGGAGAGATGCGGGTGTATCCGAATACCGACTTTCCCGAACGGTTTGAGGTACCGGGGAAACGCTGGTTATTGCGTCCTGGTGATATGGAACCGCAACCAATAGAATTAGTGGCTGGGCGTTACATCGAAGGCAAAAATTTGTATGTAATTAAATTAGCTGGTGTGGAAAATCGCAACCAAGTAGAGGAATTACGTGGTTGTAAGATTATGGTGCCAGAAAGCGATCGCCCGCAATTGGCTGAAGATGAATTTTATGTTCCCGATTTGCTGGGCTTGGAAGTATTTTTGCAAGCATCGGGTGAATTGGTGGGTAAAGTTGTAGATATTATTCCTGCTGGTAATGATTTATTAGAAGTGGAGTTAGATCCCACATTTGCACCAGATAAAAAACAAAAGACTGTTTTAATTCCCTTTGTGGAAGCGATCGCACCTGTTGTAGATTTACCAGCCCGTCGCATTGAAGTGACACCACCACCTGGGCTATTGGAAATCTAA
- a CDS encoding valine--pyruvate transaminase, with product MNPALTKIGAQMSNLTGVRAIMKDIVETLKANAGQELINLSAGNPLILPAVERLWRDCTADLLASSEYGEVVCRYGSSQGYAPLIEAIANDFNRRYGLKLSDRNILITPGSQTLYFYAANAFGGYTTTGELKQIVLPLSPDYTGYGGICLVPEALIAYKPALDIDESAHRFKYRPDFSQLSISESTGCVIFSRPCNPTGNVLTDEEVRKIAALAAPYDVPVLIDSAYAPPFPALNFTDMSLIFEENIIHCTSLSKAGLPGERIGIAIGNERTIQVLESFQTNALLHSSRYGQAIAARAINSGALAEIAEQVIRPFYQNKFSVLENTLDASMPKDLPWFLHRGEGAIFAWLWLKDLPISDWEFYQELKKVGVIVVPGSTFFPGLKEEWPHKQQCLRISLTGSDEELVTGMRRLAKVAEQAYQGAVVSA from the coding sequence ATGAATCCTGCCCTTACTAAAATTGGCGCTCAAATGTCCAACCTGACTGGCGTTCGCGCAATTATGAAAGATATTGTGGAAACGTTAAAAGCTAATGCAGGGCAGGAATTAATTAATTTGAGTGCGGGTAATCCGTTGATTTTGCCTGCAGTAGAACGATTATGGCGGGATTGTACAGCAGATTTACTCGCTAGTTCAGAATATGGTGAGGTGGTTTGCCGATATGGTTCCAGCCAAGGTTATGCACCATTAATTGAAGCGATCGCCAATGATTTTAATCGCCGCTATGGGTTAAAGTTAAGCGATCGCAATATTTTAATTACTCCCGGTAGCCAAACTCTCTATTTTTACGCTGCTAATGCTTTCGGTGGTTACACTACTACTGGTGAACTGAAGCAAATTGTCTTACCTCTCAGCCCCGACTACACAGGTTACGGTGGAATTTGCTTGGTTCCAGAAGCTTTAATTGCTTATAAACCAGCTTTAGATATTGATGAGTCTGCCCACAGATTTAAATATCGTCCCGATTTTAGCCAGCTATCAATTTCTGAAAGTACGGGCTGCGTGATTTTCTCTCGTCCTTGTAATCCGACAGGGAATGTGCTTACCGATGAGGAAGTGAGAAAAATTGCCGCCCTCGCTGCGCCTTATGATGTGCCAGTATTAATTGACTCGGCTTACGCGCCTCCTTTCCCAGCGCTGAATTTTACGGATATGTCCTTGATATTTGAGGAAAATATCATTCATTGCACCAGCTTATCCAAGGCGGGTTTACCTGGGGAAAGAATTGGAATTGCAATTGGGAATGAAAGGACTATTCAAGTTTTAGAGTCATTCCAAACAAATGCGCTGCTGCATTCTTCGCGCTATGGACAAGCGATCGCAGCCCGTGCTATTAATTCAGGTGCGTTAGCTGAAATTGCCGAACAAGTGATCCGCCCGTTCTATCAAAACAAGTTCAGCGTATTAGAAAATACATTAGATGCATCAATGCCCAAGGATTTACCTTGGTTCTTGCATCGTGGTGAAGGTGCTATCTTTGCTTGGTTGTGGTTAAAAGATTTACCTATTAGCGATTGGGAATTCTACCAAGAGTTGAAGAAAGTAGGTGTAATTGTTGTCCCTGGTAGTACTTTCTTCCCCGGCTTAAAAGAAGAATGGCCTCACAAGCAGCAATGTCTCCGCATCAGCCTCACCGGTAGCGATGAGGAATTAGTTACCGGAATGCGGCGACTGGCGAAGGTTGCAGAACAAGCCTATCAAGGCGCGGTTGTAAGTGCTTAG
- a CDS encoding S-(hydroxymethyl)glutathione dehydrogenase/class III alcohol dehydrogenase: MEVKAAVAYGAGKPLTIETVQLSGPQAGEVLVEIKASGVCHTDAYTLSGKDPEGLFPAILGHEGAGVVVEVGAGVTSVKPGDHVIPLYTPECRQCEYCLSQKTNLCQAIRSTQGRGLMPDGTSRFSIGGEMIHHYMGTSTFANYTVLPEIAVAKIREDAPFDKVCYIGCGVTTGIGAVIYTAKVEAGAKVIVFGLGGIGLNVIQGASLVGADMIVGVDLNPKKRALAEKFGMTHFVNPQEVEGDLVPYLVDLTKGGADYTFECIGNVNVMRQALECCHKGWGVSVIIGVAGAGQEISTRPFQLVTGRVWKGSAFGGARGRTDVPKIVDWYMDGKINIDDLITHVMPIEQINHALELMHEGESIRSVVTF; this comes from the coding sequence TTGGAAGTTAAAGCCGCAGTCGCTTACGGCGCGGGTAAGCCGTTAACTATTGAAACCGTTCAATTATCCGGGCCTCAAGCTGGGGAAGTATTGGTGGAGATTAAAGCTAGTGGTGTTTGTCATACCGATGCTTACACTCTTTCTGGTAAAGATCCAGAAGGCTTATTTCCCGCAATTTTGGGACATGAAGGCGCAGGAGTAGTCGTAGAAGTAGGCGCTGGGGTAACTAGCGTCAAGCCTGGAGATCATGTAATTCCCCTTTACACTCCAGAATGCCGCCAGTGTGAATATTGTCTCAGCCAGAAAACAAATCTCTGTCAAGCTATTCGCAGCACCCAAGGACGGGGTTTAATGCCGGATGGGACAAGTCGCTTTAGTATTGGTGGAGAAATGATTCACCATTACATGGGTACTTCTACTTTTGCGAACTATACAGTGTTACCAGAAATTGCTGTAGCCAAAATTCGCGAAGATGCCCCATTTGATAAAGTTTGTTATATCGGCTGTGGTGTCACCACAGGAATTGGCGCAGTTATTTATACAGCCAAAGTAGAAGCAGGTGCAAAAGTCATAGTTTTTGGCTTAGGTGGTATTGGCTTAAATGTCATCCAAGGGGCGAGCTTAGTAGGAGCCGATATGATTGTTGGGGTGGATTTAAATCCCAAAAAACGCGCTTTAGCCGAAAAATTTGGCATGACGCACTTTGTTAATCCCCAAGAAGTTGAGGGTGATTTAGTTCCTTATTTAGTTGACTTAACCAAAGGCGGCGCTGATTACACTTTTGAATGTATTGGCAATGTCAATGTCATGCGCCAAGCATTAGAGTGTTGCCATAAAGGTTGGGGTGTTAGCGTCATTATTGGTGTTGCTGGTGCAGGACAAGAAATTAGCACTCGTCCGTTTCAATTAGTAACTGGACGTGTTTGGAAAGGTTCCGCATTTGGTGGCGCTAGGGGACGTACAGATGTGCCGAAAATTGTTGATTGGTATATGGATGGCAAGATAAATATTGATGATTTAATTACTCATGTCATGCCAATTGAACAGATAAATCATGCTTTAGAATTAATGCATGAAGGTGAATCAATTCGTAGCGTTGTCACATTTTAA
- a CDS encoding Uma2 family endonuclease has protein sequence MVTTNEAINITPKEKPLAEKRVTLNNISWDAYEQILEALGNNRAARLTYYQGMLEIMTPLEEHESANSLIGQLIELLAEELYLNLKSMGSTTLKIPILKSSPEPDRCYYIQNEPTVRGKTVDLAVDPPPDLILEVDITHTDINKKQLYQEMKVPEFWRYNGSRLTIYLLTQGEYQESATSATFPILTKSMVYDFLAQCKTQGETQTKRAFRKMLREQIQQ, from the coding sequence ATGGTTACTACCAATGAAGCGATAAACATTACTCCTAAAGAAAAACCACTTGCAGAAAAGCGTGTGACCTTGAATAATATCAGTTGGGATGCTTATGAGCAGATTCTTGAGGCTTTAGGTAATAATCGAGCCGCCAGACTTACATATTACCAGGGTATGTTGGAGATTATGACTCCTTTAGAAGAACATGAAAGTGCTAACAGTTTAATAGGGCAATTGATTGAATTATTAGCAGAAGAACTCTATTTGAATCTTAAGAGTATGGGTTCAACTACCCTCAAGATTCCCATTCTCAAATCTAGCCCAGAACCTGATAGATGTTATTACATTCAAAATGAACCTACTGTTAGAGGTAAAACAGTAGATTTAGCAGTAGATCCACCTCCCGATTTGATTTTAGAAGTTGATATAACTCATACAGATATCAATAAAAAGCAACTTTATCAGGAAATGAAGGTTCCTGAATTTTGGCGTTATAACGGTAGCAGATTAACTATTTATTTGTTGACGCAAGGTGAATATCAAGAATCAGCGACTAGCGCCACATTCCCGATATTAACTAAGTCAATGGTGTATGATTTCCTAGCACAATGCAAAACTCAGGGTGAAACCCAAACTAAGCGAGCTTTCCGTAAAATGTTGCGCGAACAAATCCAGCAGTAA